ACAAAGACGAAAACAAAACAGGGcgaaaataaacatgtataaagtATTCTCTCTCATACAAACCTTTACACTTGCATCAGTTTTAATCTAAGTTTATGATGTGTGGTAGTTTCAAAACATTGATGCAACACCGGTCAATAATGAACAATAAactttgtgtgtaaaacttcaCTATGCCATCACTTCTCTAGTGAATATTCTGGTGAACACTTGTCTTCGGATTCGAAGGAAATACTACATTTGCCTTTGTTTTACAGGGATGAAAATGACATTGTGCCACAGGTTGTGAAAGCTGTCCTGTCATTGCCTGGCACAGCTCATCTGGCCATCAGGTACACTAGTATCAAACTGTTTGGAGAGCTGAGTGAATGGGCTGAAAAACATGCGGATTATCTAGGTAAAACATCTgaattatgtttgtaaaatatcCAAATTATCTCAATAAAGCATCCAGTTTAGATAAAACATCCAGactatgtaaataaaacatccagATTGATGGGGCTCATACTTTGCTAATACTTGCTAATTCTCATTcaaaaataaggggggggggggggggggggggggggctgattaaaatgacaaagttaaGGGTACATATTTAGGAAATGATAGTTGAGAAAAATAACTCTAATTTCCTGTAGTAGTATATGTTGGTGCAGTTAAGTTTTAGTGActaattgctaattatttcagcATTAAATAATCACTCAAATTTTTAGTTTTACACTAACTGTAATAGAAAAGATAATGATGGAATCACTCACCGGAGTATTTCTATTTCAGATCCCATTCTACAGTTCCTTTTAGCGGGGCTTCAGGAGAAAACCATTTCTACTGCAGCAGCTAATTCTCTACAGAGCATTTCAACAACATGTCGCGAACAGATGGTCAACCATTTCCAGGGTTTGGTCCATATCGTGTCGGCATTAGAAACTTTTCAACTCTCTAATGATGCTGCTATTGGCTTGTTAAAAGGTATGTGGAAAGAAATCGCATCAAATAAATTctagaaagaagaaaaatacatgtatgtgttgtcaaaaaagtgaattttttattttctgaaagttaaaatgttttcatagcCCTGATTCTATTGTTTGTAGGAACGGCCACTATTTTAGCTCAGTTCCCTCATGATAAGATTGCTGATGGTTTACGACAGTTGTGTACCTTTCAATTACTACCTCTTTCTAAAGTAAGTCATGCACATTACTATATTTTATTGTCAATTTATTCGTAATTGAAATATGGACAATTTCAAGGAAGTATTTTTATGTTAAGGGAAAAGAAATCTAATTGTCATACGATTAATTTCACGGTAcgataattatatattttatttgatgtgGTCGTGTTCTTTCTGATTTCAGTTAATAGCAGAACCAGTTGATAATCCAAAGCAGGGTAGCCCAAATGATCCCACTAAGTGGCTTGATCGCCTGGCAGCAATCTTTCGGTAACTGACCTCTTAAATTTTCGTGGAAAATTATCGATTTTCATTTTGATAGATGAGCACCACGTTTTGTTCTGTATttgtgttgtattttttcaGCTGGATAAACATTTATGTCGTTGTTTGTTTCAGATATGTGAATCCCAAAGTCACAAATGGCCAGATTCACCCATGTAAACCGGTTATTCAGGAGGTATGTATCAAAGCCAGTTATTGATAGGATCGTTGTCACGGATGTACACCCTGTACGTGTAGTGGTgtaatgttttaaatgtgtctatacatgtacacatagtAGAGAAGATAAGAAAACTCCTGGATTTAATATAAACCATAAAACATGCTTGTTGCGAAGTAGTGGGGATgaagaatttttatttgttgtaaacatacatgtaattcatttttattacatttttaactgTGAATTACTGTAAtttaatatattgaataaaaatgaaaataacgttATTTTCACTAGAAAAAATAGCCGATTGTGACGTCATGCTTACTGATTATGACATCATGTTGTGTGTATCATACATCCTTAagatttgaaataataaatggACAAAAATGTGCTAACACTGGTTAGTttctgaaaatgtaaaacaacatacaagcAATTGCATGCACTGTGATGTTACAAGTATAGCACTAGCTTCCCAGGAACCCATTTTACAAAAGGTTTTACAACATATGACCAAAAATACTTTCAGATCTGCAATTCATTTATAGctgcacttttttttttcaaatgtaaatTCCACAATAAggatatgaaataatattttcacaaactttACAAGGAAATCGAAATATATTGGATCTATTTAAACACTTGTCTTCGTCGTAAAACATTCCGTAAAACAAGTCTCAgaattgtaaatatatgtatgttaaaAAACTTTTTCAAAGTTCGCACGTCACTTGAGATTTTCTATTGTTACAGGTGTGGCCTGTGCTATCCCAAGCATGTGATAAGTATCAAGGCGACGTTCGAATCACGGAGAGGTGCTGTCGATGTATACGATTCGCGGTCAGGTGCTTAGGAAAACATTCAGCAGACTTACTCACGCCACTCGTCAGTCAGGTAAGATCATACATGCATGCCCTGACATGTTAAGCTGAGACTCCAGTCACAAAGCTTTCGACTGACTCTAGCTACTAAGATGTAATCATGCTTTTGAAACATACATGGATATGTGTAGTCGTGGATTTTTTGGGATGCAATGTGGATGTGATTTAAAATAATCCATAAAATTATTAGTTTTTGTAAGAGTTTTTGTAAAACCCCCACAAACTTAGATTCTCCACTAACAAGAGGAACTGTGGCCTGTTTCACAAAATAGCCATACTATAAATGTAGAAAATCTGCAAGAGACAAAATGTAAAGAAGTTACAATACATATATTTCGATTTTTAAGATTAAGATTATTTTTGTGTAAAGGGTCACTGGGCTGTTTTAAAGAATAACTCTTCATCCATGAAATCAAGTCCCCATCTCTAGCCTTAATAATTTAGCCCCATAAAAACAAACTCACAGTCAACATTTACAGCATTTTGAAGTAAAATTTGGTGATACCACTCCTTGgtacatttacatgaaacttTTAACCTGTGTAGACAAGAACAAATAACATAAAATTTGTTGACCGCCAGATACCAGTATGTAATACATAGTTTTTAGTTGTGAAGCTTGGTAACACCTAGAGATTATGTGCTAATTATCGTTTTGACGTGATTTTCTGTTTACATTTGTAGATGATTAACCTGTATCAGGCCCACCAACACTCTTGTTTCCTGTACCTAGGCAGTATTCTGGTGGACGAGTACGGAATGGAGGCGCCCTGTCAACCAGGACTTCTACACATGTTGGAGGTAaaggatctctctctctctctttctccttctctctctctatatatatctgtattgtacatatacatggCACTCAGGTTGGCTTTTTAGCCCCAACAATTTCACTTTAAATTAATTTCTCTGCTTCAGTTTTTCATGGAGTACAAATGGGggaatattttatcaaaaccACACAGTATATCACAATAACAGGCATCGTTTTGTTactcaagaatatttcattcttatagagacatcaccagctgtaggacATAGATATCTAAGAAAactggggatttttttttttaaaaattagaaaataaaactcGCTCAAGTACTAATGTATACCAATAACGTTAGATAGTCATTTTAagtgtattttatttatttttaaattaggAAAAGTAATGACTTCATAATTCAGGATTTGCATGTACAGAGTATGAGTGACAGCAGATGAGAGTTAATTTTATCTCTTTTCAGGCTTTTTGCATGCCAACATTTAAGATATTAGAAGAACACAATGGTTTAAGAAACCACCCGGACACAGTGGACGATCTCTTCAGGCTTTGTCTAAGGTAACGTAATTAGATAGAAAAAAACTAGGTTCGTGTAAACACAACCAAAAATTTGAACTGTATGTACAGTGTTCTTTGCTTGAAAGCTTAGAATTAAAAGTAGCCATGATTGTGATGTTTGTGAACAGACACCAGTGgttgaaataattttgttgCTATGGTTTCATTTGTGGACATCAGATATTGTTTTTACCGAAAACTACAGATTTCTTGATTCATGTTTGAAAATTCATGGACTACTCTTCACTTCATTGATCATTTGGTTTTTGGTGTAAGTCAACCACAAGTGTTGGGTGTTCAATGAATAATGTGGGTCTGTATCttaacagttacatgtacatacgagTATGTAAAACACTTTTATTCGATTTGACAGGTTTATACAACAATCACTTTTATCTTACCTTCATGTAAATCACTCAAATTTGATTTGACAAGTTTATACTGTAAAATTCTGTACATCTTACCTTTGTGTAAATTATCTGTATTTGATTTTGACAGGTTTATACAACAGTCACCTATGTCTTACCTTCAGTGTGGGATGGTGGAGCCCATCCTTCGATGTGCAATAGCAGCCTGTTCCCTAGATCACAAAGAAGCCAATGCTTCTGTGATGAAGTATTTATCAGATTTCTTAACATGTGCAACAAAGAAAGAGGTAGGCAAAAATTGGTACCCTTCAAAAAACTTTTGCTTGTATGCACCATGTCGTATTGAGAAAGTTTTGTGTTTTCTCTTACTTTTACAGTATTCTCTCACAATATCGAAAATTTTAATTACTGTCAGGGATTAAGGAATAGTCAATATCTGTCTTTAAGTTTATATAAAAGTTATATTAAACGTATGATGGTGAAAGAAAATTTGGTTTATCAAAGAAACTTTTAGGTTtttctgacatacatgtacatgtatatagacatgTATTGTCACTCTGATGAAATCCAGATGATTAGTATATGATATGaaacactaaaatgaccaatAACACAAACAATTAGGTTGACAATCTAAATGTTCATGTTGTTGGTTATTTTAGTGCTCTATATAAGTTTTGATTTGGTATCCACTTTAAATGGATAGTAAAGGTCATCTTGttcacatattttgaaagaatcaAATTGAGGCAAGTCATATTCTGTAAGAGATAacaattttatgcatttatatcCTAATTTAAAAcgattattattttcaaattatgtCCTCTGAATTTTTGCTTCCTGGACAAAAATTCAATTTGCTAATCAAGTTGTCTCCTAGTTTAACTTTTGACAAACATGCAGTgatttcaaagttgaaaaatatcattcatacatgtatatctcttttaattatatTAGAAAGGAATATTAAACATGATTTGGggtgaaaaaaaatcatcaaaatgagCTTTACTATCTCTTTAAGGTATCGAATGTTGTTGGAATCTAATGCTTTTGTGATATCCCTTAAGTTGATGTGGTTTTCAGTTGTTATGGACAGTATGTTCtagattataatttatttttcattgtacTTTCAGGAGAAGGAGGATTTTCCTGTAAGAGAGAAGGTGGTGAAGACCCTTTTAAATGACCACGGACAGGCTTTAGTGCATGCATTAATCAATGCTTGTATATTCTGTTTGCCAACCTTCATGACAGCAGATTTTGGAGAAGTTATATTTGAACTCATGAAAATAGATAGACCCGTACGTATTCCTCTTCTCTCTGTGTGTCTTTGCTATCTTTAAGCATTTATGAACTAATGAGATATTTTCGTGAAAAGTTAAAAGCTTTTTAAGGAAAATAGCACACACAATTTTATTTAATAccatataagcagaatttttagcaagGATTCAATTTTGGCACTGTTAGCGACAGACAGTGTTAGgatcgctaaaattgaatatcgctaacaaaTTATTCCATAGTGGAGGAAATGattatctttcttggaattataaagttgctAAAATTATAAATCGCTAACTTTGTGTCTCAGTATGAATACCACTTGTACCGTGTTGTGCACCTAATGCTAGTTTGATGTAGTGATGTCAGTATCTAACCAGTGCACTCAGTTGGAATAATAGTGACTGGTTacaaaatccacatttgattattTGTGATATTATTTTTAGAATTACGTATTTTGGAAAAATTTTGCACCCTTTTATTATCGTCAATTATTCACTTGTCCAAAATGAGAGAATATAAATCTaggtgaaattatattttgatattcatggatcagaagttgaaataaaaaaagatgGCTATGGGCAAATTAAGAGGTCAACAAAATTGCATCACAGTGAATTCTGGTGAAAATTTCCTGTGTATTTAGTATACTTGTATACTCAATTTTGATGCATGCCACATTTATAACTAAGAATAAATTTCAAtacaataaagtaaatttaaaggTAAATAGGGTTCTTCTTGATGGGGATTAGGGGTTGGTTGATTTATACATTTAAATTactataattccaatgttagttattacaattgttttgattggacaaaaataaagctgaacaagagtttacacatcaataaatccaaaaatgcgatgtattcatacacgcctgaaaacaaataacatagtgcggggaaactattaaaatttttgcaattgttaatatagtgaatgaattggaattataagaatcaaacattctttttgaagaatttatcgatgtgtaaactccggacattttactcacaaacttaacataaaagtgcttcgcacttttattcagtttgtgagtaaaatgtccggagtttacacatcaaaaattcttcaaaaagaatgtttaatcctataataacaTCATGTCTTGAATGACATtaaagttttcttttacatttgcCTATTACTTGTGTTTTCAATATagtaaacatatttattttcttgGAACTTTCAGACATTTTGTCGTTGGTTGGAAGCGACATTGAAAGCCTTGCCTACAGCCAGTAGTGGAGGAGCAGTCACGGCAACACACAAACAGTTAACAGACTTTCACAAAGCTGTTACTAGGTAAATACTCAAAATAAACAACACACAAGCAGTTAACAGACTTCTACTAAATCATCACTAGATAAAAACTCACAATATGTAGCACACAAACAACTGACAGACTTGCACAAAGCTGTCAACAGATAAGTATTTATAGATTGAAATTCAATAGTAAGTTTTGCTAATACCATGGCCATTCAAGTAAACCATGTCGTTTTTCTGCTCTTTAAAATTAATAAGTATTTTACTTATGAAAATAACATGCATAATACAGTTTTTATCAAAgcataatattttcaacaaatcacatatatttatttattcaaattgaatatagaccatatagaaaaaaaaaagtatttgtcAAGTAATGCAAATGTAGTCAAAAAAGGTTCTTCTatgttaatgtttttgttttcttttttccccACAGTGCGGAGCATTATAAGGATGTCTCACAAGCATTAAGAGATTTTGCCAGGCTGTATAGATGAGGCGGAGTCGCTCATTCAGAAGCTAGTCCCACAATAAGATACCccaacacccccctccccaagAGCTAGCTGTGATTTTCTGCTTTTACTCTGTTGCTTCCAAGTGTTGTGATAAAAAGTACACATCATCCGAGCCAATGTTAAGCAACCTCAGCCCTGAGATTACACACTGTGTTGTCTATGTAGAGTTCTCTCCTGACACTCTGGATGATAAAAGTGTATCTGTCACATTCTCCAACACGTGTGGTACTTGTAATGTGAAGCACGTGTGATAGCTGCAACATGTGAAACACATGTGATACTTGTAACATGTGAAGCATGTGTAATACTGTGACATGTGACATAGATCTGTTGAACCATTTCTGAACAAGTGTTACTGTTTTTAAAGATCTTTATTCTGTACTTTTCTGATATTCAAATGGGGACACCAAGGATATTTCACTCGCAAGGAAGATTGACAATCACAGTTGAATGGTAGTCAAATACTGGATTGCCAGAAATATTTTATGGAAAAGAACTCTCTTGTGTAAATAACACCTTtagatgttcaaaatatttGCGTACAACTTCAGTAGGATGTTGTCCGTGATGGCTGTCTGCCAAATCAATCTTGACTGGACCTAGTGACCAGTGGCATTTTTAATAGTCGCTGTTGGCATTTGTTATAATCGcc
Above is a genomic segment from Ostrea edulis chromosome 3, xbOstEdul1.1, whole genome shotgun sequence containing:
- the LOC125675691 gene encoding transportin-3-like, whose amino-acid sequence is MDSEPSLETVGQALHALYNNPDVNGKEKASVWLGELQRSVYAWQIADQLLRIHQSMESCYFAAQTMRTKIQYAFHELPPASHNALRDSLLEHAGKIDAETQPVIVTQLSLALADLALQMASWKDAALDLIQKFGNNSQQLPFLLEVLTVLPEEVNSRSLRLGANRREEITKEFLKASPMMLQLLTAVIEDTTCDEKNQIKVFRCLGSWFSLNVVPEQDIVNSKLLTAPFHAMADSNCPNMLHEAAADCIVSALYSCYNFQEQLQLSQKLYQGVVTLMEPYHMSVATEDTDKSLNYCRVFTELAETFLEPMVTTPNQGLGDLSVLELLLTCVGHHLYEVGEISFNFWYRLSEELYQRSVQSVTDVFKPYIQRLIVALCRHCQIEPDHEGIPDENDDFGEFRLRVSEIIKDVVFIVGSSQCFTQMFENIKSQTENTSWEVIEASLFIMTAVAKNLLPDENDIVPQVVKAVLSLPGTAHLAIRYTSIKLFGELSEWAEKHADYLDPILQFLLAGLQEKTISTAAANSLQSISTTCREQMVNHFQGLVHIVSALETFQLSNDAAIGLLKGTATILAQFPHDKIADGLRQLCTFQLLPLSKLIAEPVDNPKQGSPNDPTKWLDRLAAIFRYVNPKVTNGQIHPCKPVIQEVWPVLSQACDKYQGDVRITERCCRCIRFAVRCLGKHSADLLTPLVSQMINLYQAHQHSCFLYLGSILVDEYGMEAPCQPGLLHMLEAFCMPTFKILEEHNGLRNHPDTVDDLFRLCLRFIQQSPMSYLQCGMVEPILRCAIAACSLDHKEANASVMKYLSDFLTCATKKEEKEDFPVREKVVKTLLNDHGQALVHALINACIFCLPTFMTADFGEVIFELMKIDRPTFCRWLEATLKALPTASSGGAVTATHKQLTDFHKAVTSAEHYKDVSQALRDFARLYR